One part of the Vicia villosa cultivar HV-30 ecotype Madison, WI linkage group LG6, Vvil1.0, whole genome shotgun sequence genome encodes these proteins:
- the LOC131612064 gene encoding uncharacterized protein LOC131612064, with protein sequence MVHLVVHLVKETQLCGPAYMRWMYPAERYMKILKGYVKNRSRPEGCIAERYVVEEAVEFCTEYLSNVQSIGLPKSHIVEKKEGKRLIGNKVVTVSMVERDQAHLYVLHNEIEVEPYVEMHKIVLRDLNPNRNENWIVREHNRSFIPWFRDHIYSKYRSDPASVTERLRCLAYGPTVIVLSYSAYAINGYTFYTKEQDDKSTMQNSGVTLVAEAMHISSANDLNPKFANLSYFGVIERILVFDYAKFQIPVFGCKWVENNSGIRMDKSGFLQVDLNRVGYKDEPFILASQAKQVFYVNDPSSTKWSIVLLSNKIVDENIEDQGDIGVGIDSCTRSDQNENESCTRNDHNEGIWINPTVRVVKRRVEHNPTKKRKRR encoded by the coding sequence atggttcatctagtcgtgcatcttgtgaaagagacacaattgtgcggaccagcttatatgagatggatgtaccctgctgaacgttatatgaaaatattaaaagggtacgtgaaaaacagaagtcgaccggagggctgTATTgcggaacgatacgttgttgaagaagcggttgagttttgtactgaatatctgtcaaatgttcaatctatTGGACTCCCTaagtctcatattgtcgaaaaaaaagaaggaaaaaggctaattggaaataaagttgtgacagtatcaatggtcgaacgggatcaagcgcacttgtatgttctgcacaatgagattgaggttgagccgtatgttgaaatgcacaagattgttctccgagatttaaatccaaatagaaatgagaactggatagtacgagagcacaatcgaagtttcataccgtggtttagggatcatatttattcaaagtatcgttcagatcctgcttcagtaacagaaaggttgagatgcttagcctatggtccaactgtaattgtgctttcttatagcgcatacgcaattaatggatacacattttataccaaagaacaggatgataaaagtactatgcaaaatagtggtgttaccttggtggctgaagcaatgcacatatcaagtgcgaatgacttaaatccgaaatttgcaaatttgtcatattttggggttatcgagcgcattttggtgtttgattacgcgaagtttcagattcctgtatttggttgcaagtgggttgaaaataatagtggcatacgaatggataagtcaggatttttacaagtggatctcaatagggtagggtacaaagatgagcctttcattctagcctctcaagctaaacaagtgttctatgtcaatgatccttcaagtacgaaatggtctatagtgcttttatctaacaaaatagttgatgaaaacattgaagatcaaggtgatattggtgttggcattgattcTTGTACAAGaagcgatcaaaatgagaatgaatcttgtactagaaatgatcataatgagggtatttggattaatccaaccgtccgtgttgttaagagacgcgttgaacacaatcctaccaagaaaagaaagagacgttag